A window of Plasmodium malariae genome assembly, chromosome: 5 contains these coding sequences:
- the PmUG01_05024700 gene encoding conserved Plasmodium protein, unknown function — protein MTKVNKPPTTSNPNIKLKKLNSKEEEDNNNNNNIPVKKTVIAKNIKVVKKPEENNSPKKSDSESIPKEQIKKDVINEEDKSKNITENKTKGDTESNSKNNTDNNENVQQLGYFSWLWKYFPKKNS, from the exons ATGACGAAAGTTAATAAACCGCCCACTACTAGCAACCcgaatattaaattaaagaaGCTTAATTCTAAAGAAGAAGAa gataataataataataataatataccgGTTAAAAAAACAGTAATCGCGAAAAATATTAAGGTTGTAAAAAAACctgaagaaaataattctCCAAAAAAAAGTGATAGCGAAAGTATACcaaaagaacaaattaaaaaagatgtaattaatgaagaagataaatcaaaaaatattacagaaaataaaacaaaaggtGATACTGAAtcaaattcaaaaaataatactgataataatgaaaatgtacAACAATTGGGGTACTTTTCATGGTTATGGaaatattttccaaaaaaaaattcataa
- the PmUG01_05024500 gene encoding clp1-related protein, putative: MAAIGAIANNTRIYHLKAFRELRIVTLEKASKFDEKEECIKIRILSNQALRKNEKNANSSAEIFGRELVLDKDYYFGFNEKFSIYTYTGCTIQIKGKTLQEYESKNSTMKDYLSLSYILDAYRKLAKKKKTVGPRILITGNNSSGKSSVSMLLLNYASKSGFKPIFIETDTKCSCDKIELNKGPGIMSCFVYDNMNNMKYALDYFFGYLDINEDINLYYHINECISSCVYLMLLNNLNYQSANFKNNTEQEIIFASGFILNVPSEADYKTVQNLIEIYNINIVVVIDNSFLHYSLKEYYNQGNGSNHINVRNMENQPRVTNDGISSYHNNSSNLNRGAVGPVENLYYAGTNGIGNHAGGGNVNTSSGHIMVNADGVRSDDGGGSNIGNGNMCSSFISSANVGNSGNVESCYDHSGHKEKAVEIIGMPKYEGVIPSDSNRLKYCKNIWFYNYFSKDIHVNNSIYKKSHYITFKYSSTNFVKLDTNLAVPLSALPADCRNIKRETVSVSLYNGQVKNLLNCILGVSYSKDIHYVHLMNIAAFVHVQNVREIENTKIENNENSQNNENSQNNENSQNNENSQNNENSQNNENNEDVDRIEENKNDFLIDILCPISLTTKNLPPYFVIPGNIKQIKF, from the coding sequence ATGGCAGCAATTGGAGCAATTGCGAACAACACAAGGATCTACCACCTGAAAGCATTTCGCGAACTGCGGATCGTGACATTGGAAAAGGCTTCGAAATTTGATGAAAAAGAGGAGTGCATAAAAATTAGGATATTGTCAAATCAGGCTTTgcgaaaaaacgaaaagaaTGCGAATAGTTCAGCGGAAATATTTGGAAGAGAACTAGTGTTAGATAAAGATTACTATTTTGggtttaatgaaaaattttctatttatacatatacaggTTGTACTATTCAAATAAAGGGAAAAACTTTGCAAGAAtatgaaagtaaaaatagCACGATGAAAGATTATTTGTCTTTATCATACATTTTAGATGCATATAGAAAATTagcaaaaaagaagaaaacagTTGGTCCGCGTATACTGATTACAGGAAATAATAGTTCAGGAAAAAGCTCCGTTTCGATGCTTTTACTAAATTATGCTTCGAAATCGGGTTTTAAACCTATATTTATTGAAACAGACACAAAATGTAGTTGTGataaaattgaattaaataaaggACCTGGAATTATGAGTTGCTTTGTATAtgataatatgaataatatgaaatatgcacttgattatttttttggcTATCTTGATATAAATgaagatataaatttatattaccaTATTAATGAATGTATAAGTAGTTGTGTGTATTTAATGttgttaaataatttaaattatcaatcagcaaattttaaaaataatactgaACAAGAAATTATATTCGCATCTggttttatattaaatgtcCCATCAGAAGCAGATTATAAGACTGTTCAAAATTTAATCGaaatttataacattaatattGTTGTAGTTATCGATAACTCCTTTCTTCATTATTCCCTAAAGGAGTATTACAACCAGGGTAATGGATCCAATCACATCAACGTGAGGAATATGGAAAATCAACCTAGAGTAACTAATGACGGTATAAGCAGTTACCATAATAACAGTAGTAACCTAAATCGTGGTGCAGTTGGTCCTGTAGAAAATCTTTACTATGCAGGAACAAATGGTATAGGTAATCATGCAGGGGGTGGTAACGTCAATACGAGTAGCGGTCATATCATGGTGAATGCCGATGGGGTTAGAAGCGATGATGGAGGTGGTAGCAACATTGGCAATGGTAATATGTGCAGCAGTTTCATCAGCAGCGCCAATGTCGGCAATAGTGGTAATGTCGAATCATGTTATGATCATAGTGGGCACAAAGAAAAAGCGGTAGAAATTATTGGAATGCCGAAATATGAAGGTGTAATTCCATCTGACAGCAATAGACTGAAATATTGCAAGAACATTtggttttataattatttctcAAAGGATATACATGTTAATAATAGCATATATAAGAAGAGCCAttatataacttttaaatatagCTCAACAAATTTTGTTAAGTTGGACACAAATCTAGCTGTTCCTTTATCAGCGCTTCCGGCTGATTGTAGAAAcataaaaagagaaacaGTGTCTGTTAGTTTATATAATGGACAGGTGAAAAATTTACTTAACTGTATTTTAGGTGTTTCCTATTCGAAAGATATACATTATGTTCATCTTATGAATATAGCTGCTTTTGTACATGTTCAAAATGTTCGAGAAATTGAAAATACGAAGATCgaaaataacgaaaatagtcaaaataacgaaaatagtcaaaataacgaaaatagccaaaataacgaaaatagtcaaaataacgaaaatagccaaaataacgaaaataaCGAAGATGTTGACAGaattgaagaaaataaaaatgattttttaattgatatATTATGTCCCATATCCTTAACGACTAAGAATTTACCTCCTTATTTTGTAATACCCGGAAATATTAAGCAAATTAAATTTTGA
- the NEP1 gene encoding ribosomal RNA small subunit methyltransferase NEP1, putative, translated as MTSKANVIHFADANNTGKKKIIIVLEGAHLQLIESKRYIYELTNNNKHRQILLKEKKDENIKNYRPDILHQCLIHLLESPLNKYGMLQIYVKTHDNQLFYISPHLKIPKTYNQFEALMVTFLRKYKIKANENRMYLLKIIKNDYNNILPVNGKKIGLSMKGKKVNLADYVQNFEKEDTPITFFIGAVAYSNPVIKLEILDETISISEFSLSAATCCSSICSEFENLWKLF; from the coding sequence atgacgaGTAAAGCAAATGTCATACATTTTGCAGATGCAAATAATacagggaaaaaaaaaataataattgttttaGAGGGTGCCCATTTACAACTAATAGAAtcaaaaagatatatatatgaactaaCTAACAACAATAAGCATAGACAGATAttattaaaggaaaaaaaagatgaaaatataaagaattatagACCAGATATACTTCATCAGTGcttaattcatttattagAAAGCCCTTTAAACAAATATGGGATGTTAcagatatatgtaaaaactCATGATAaccaattattttatatctcGCCACATTTGAAAATTCCCAAAACATACAATCAGTTTGAAGCCTTGATGGTTAcgtttttaagaaaatataaaatcaaAGCAAACGAAAATAGAATgtatttattgaaaattattaagaatgattataataatatattaccaGTTAATGGAAAGAAAATAGGATTATCAATGAAAGGCAAAAAAGTTAATTTAGCTGACTATGTACAGAATTTTGAAAAGGAGGACACACccataacattttttataggTGCTGTAGCATATTCAAACCCTGTTATTAAATTAGAAATACTAGATGAAACTATAAGCATTTCCGAATTTAGTTTAAGTGCTGCAACTTGTTGCTCTTCTATTTGCTCGGAATTTGAAAATTTGTGGAAGCTTTTTTGA